A stretch of Arctopsyche grandis isolate Sample6627 chromosome 9, ASM5162203v2, whole genome shotgun sequence DNA encodes these proteins:
- the Rpt6 gene encoding 26S proteasome regulatory subunit Rpt6, with protein MTLTQKMDVDVTKGDGFRTYYITKIEELQLIVADKSQNLRRLQAQRNELNAKVRMLREELQLLQEQGSYVGEVVKPMDKKKVLVKVHPEGKFVVDLDKNIDINDVTANCRVALRNESYTLHKILPNKVDPLVSLMMVEKVPDSTYEMVGGLDKQIKEIKEVIELPVKHPELFDALGIAQPKGVLLYGPPGTGKTLLARAVAHHTECTFIRVSGSELVQKFIGEGSRMVRELFVMAREHAPSIIFMDEIDSIGSSRIESGSGGDSEVQRTMLELLNQLDGFEATKNIKVIMATNRIDILDPALLRPGRIDRKIEFPPPNEEARLDILKIHSRKMNLTRGINLRKIAELMPGASGAEVKGVCTEAGMYALRERRVHVTQEDFEMAVAKVMQKDSEKNMSIKKLWK; from the exons ATGACGCTCACTCAAAAG ATGGATGTGGACGTCACAAAAGGGGATGGATTTCGaacttattatattacaaaaattgaaGAATTACAACTGATTGTGGCAGACAAATCTCAAAATTTACGCCGTCTCCAAGCACAAAGAAATGAGCTGAATGCTaaag TTCGTATGTTACGTGAGGAGCTTCAACTATTACAAGAGCAAGGCTCTTATGTTGGAGAAGTAGTCAAACCTATGGACAAGAAAAAGGTATTAGTTAAAGTGCATCCCGAAGGAAAATTCGTTGTggatttagataaaaatatagaCATAAATGATGTTACGGCTAACTGCAGAGTAGCTCTTCGAAATGAAAGTTACACGTTGCATAAAATTCTACCAAACAAA GTGGATCCTCTTGTTTCCCTTATGATGGTTGAAAAAGTTCCAGATTCAACGTACGAAATGGTCGGAGGGCTTGATAAACAAATTAAAGAGATCAAAGAAGTCATTGAACTTCCCGTCAAACATCCCGAACTCTTTGATGCGCTCGGTATAGCTCAACCGAAGGGTGTACTTCTTTATGGACCACCCGGAACag gAAAAACCTTACTCGCCCGAGCCGTCGCCCATCACACAGAGTGCACATTTATACGCGTTTCTGGATCTGAACTTGTACAGAAGTTCATCGGTGAAGGTAGCAGAATGGTTCGAGAACTTTTCGTCATGGCTAG AGAACACGCTCCTTCCATCATTTTCATGGACGAAATCGATTCCATTGGCTCATCTCGTATAGAATCTGGCAGTGGAGGTGATTCTGAAGTACAGCGTACTATGTTGGAACTCTTGAATCAACTCGACGGGTTCGAGGctactaaaaatattaag GTTATTATGGCTACTAATCGCATAGACATCCTCGACCCTGCCCTTTTGAGACCTGGTCGTATCGATCGTAAAATTGAATTCCCGCCACCTAACGAAGAAGCTCGTCTCGACATCTTGAAGATTCACTCACGTAAAATGAATTTAACCCGTGGGATAAACCTGCGTAAGATTGCCGAACTCATGCCTGGAGCTTCCGGTGCTGAAGTCAAG ggCGTGTGCACCGAGGCTGGTATGTATGCACTCAGGGAAAGGAGAGTCCACGTTACCCAAGAAGATTTTGAAATGGCCGTTGCTAAAGTTATGCAGAAAGACTCTGAGAAGAACATGTCTATCAAAAAACTGTGGAAGTAA